Proteins encoded together in one Salmo trutta chromosome 3, fSalTru1.1, whole genome shotgun sequence window:
- the LOC115187687 gene encoding uncharacterized protein LOC115187687 isoform X1 — translation MEDTTSILPRLKRNNSNNYGIGALAKSSLTGVSGVNRSMKDKVTKPTSMAQGRMAHMIEWQNWDMSVVGPGGVSVPRKSTAEQEMERRLESDAYSDLSDGEKEARFTAGILQQFAISQATLMAWTSMDGESLRSGSNQGSVAHLSEVNQESITSRDQILHHSSADMWPNTYVAQGLYCLSSSDAWEPISNEPSGVASPAAGSYAMQQGGTSCDGYDGNALLQQQQQQQFNLQQQSQLQQLQQLQQIQHYQQQQLLYQQQQSLEQRLHSANHSLQATPNSTIHSLAPATHAPLVDLWGAGQTESYHTDIGGYNIGVAAVVEAALNVPSGDEGAGTEHSHLLEQHEEEDELKDEELTLCMEPESATLTQRDEAITSGGSSPGQRSPGRSSPGRSSPGRSSPGQPAQQITERKASDVSCGGIQILEEKEEKQGSAVAAMATN, via the exons ATGGAAGACACCACGTCCATCCTGCCTCGTCTGAAGAGGAACAACTCCAATAACTATGGGATCGGTGCTCTGGCTAAGTCCTCACTGACAGGTGTGTcag gTGTGAATCGCTCCATGAAGGACAAGGTGACCAAGCCTACATCCATGGCCCAAGGCCGGATGGCACACATGATCGAGTGGCAGAACTGGGACATGTCTGTGGTGGGCCCGGGGGGCGTCTCCGTCCCACGCAAGTCCACGGCAGAgcaggagatggagagacggtTGGAGAGCGACGCCTACAGCGACCTCAGCGACGGGGAGAAGGAGGCTCGCTTCACCGCAG GTATCCTGCAGCAGTTTGCCATCTCCCAGGCAACGCTCATGGCCTGGACCTCCATGGATGGAGAGAGCCTGAGGTCAGGGTCCAACCAGGGCAGTGTGGCCCACCTCAGCGAGGTTAACCAGGAGAGCATCACCAGCCGAG ACCAGATATTGCACCACTCTTCTGCGGACATGTGGCCCAACACCTATGTCGCCCAGGGCCTCTactgcctctcctcctctgacGCCTGGGAGCCAATCAGCAACGAGCCCTCCGGAGTGGCCTCTCCCGCTGCTGGCTCCTACGCGATGCAGCAGGGCGGGACTTCCTGTGATGGGTATGATGGGAACGCgttgctgcagcagcagcagcagcagcagttcaACCTACAGCAGCAGAGTCAGCTCCAGCAGCTGCAGCAGCTACAACAGATACAGCACTACCAGCAACAGCAGCTCCTGTATCAGCAACAACAG TCTCTGGAGCAAAGGCTGCACAGCGCCAACCACTCGTTGCAAGCCACGCCCAACAGCACCATCCACAGCCTGGCCCCTGCCACCCACGCCCCATTGGTTGACCTGTGGGGGGCGGGCCAGACAGAGTCCTATCACACTGATATTGGAGGGTACAACATAGGCGTGGCAGCGGTGGTGGAGGCAGCTCTGAATGTTCCGTCTGGGGATGAGGGGGCAGGGACAGAACATTCCCATCTGCTGGAGCAGCATGAGGAGGAAGATGAACTGAAG GACGAGGAGCTAACACTCTGCATGGAGCCGGAGTCTGCCACTCTAACACAGAGAGATGAAGCCATCACCTCCGGGGGCAGTAGTCCTGGGCAACGTAGTCCGGGGCGCAGTAGTCCAGGGCGCAGTAGTCCAGGGCGCAGTAGTCCGGGGCAACCAGCACAGCAAATCACAGAGCGGAAGGCCTCTGATGTCAGCTGTGGAGGCATCCAGATtctggaggagaaggaagagaagcAAGGGTCTGCTGTTGCTGCCATGGCAACCAACTGA
- the LOC115187687 gene encoding uncharacterized protein LOC115187687 isoform X2 — MEDTTSILPRLKRNNSNNYGIGALAKSSLTGVNRSMKDKVTKPTSMAQGRMAHMIEWQNWDMSVVGPGGVSVPRKSTAEQEMERRLESDAYSDLSDGEKEARFTAGILQQFAISQATLMAWTSMDGESLRSGSNQGSVAHLSEVNQESITSRDQILHHSSADMWPNTYVAQGLYCLSSSDAWEPISNEPSGVASPAAGSYAMQQGGTSCDGYDGNALLQQQQQQQFNLQQQSQLQQLQQLQQIQHYQQQQLLYQQQQSLEQRLHSANHSLQATPNSTIHSLAPATHAPLVDLWGAGQTESYHTDIGGYNIGVAAVVEAALNVPSGDEGAGTEHSHLLEQHEEEDELKDEELTLCMEPESATLTQRDEAITSGGSSPGQRSPGRSSPGRSSPGRSSPGQPAQQITERKASDVSCGGIQILEEKEEKQGSAVAAMATN, encoded by the exons ATGGAAGACACCACGTCCATCCTGCCTCGTCTGAAGAGGAACAACTCCAATAACTATGGGATCGGTGCTCTGGCTAAGTCCTCACTGACAG gTGTGAATCGCTCCATGAAGGACAAGGTGACCAAGCCTACATCCATGGCCCAAGGCCGGATGGCACACATGATCGAGTGGCAGAACTGGGACATGTCTGTGGTGGGCCCGGGGGGCGTCTCCGTCCCACGCAAGTCCACGGCAGAgcaggagatggagagacggtTGGAGAGCGACGCCTACAGCGACCTCAGCGACGGGGAGAAGGAGGCTCGCTTCACCGCAG GTATCCTGCAGCAGTTTGCCATCTCCCAGGCAACGCTCATGGCCTGGACCTCCATGGATGGAGAGAGCCTGAGGTCAGGGTCCAACCAGGGCAGTGTGGCCCACCTCAGCGAGGTTAACCAGGAGAGCATCACCAGCCGAG ACCAGATATTGCACCACTCTTCTGCGGACATGTGGCCCAACACCTATGTCGCCCAGGGCCTCTactgcctctcctcctctgacGCCTGGGAGCCAATCAGCAACGAGCCCTCCGGAGTGGCCTCTCCCGCTGCTGGCTCCTACGCGATGCAGCAGGGCGGGACTTCCTGTGATGGGTATGATGGGAACGCgttgctgcagcagcagcagcagcagcagttcaACCTACAGCAGCAGAGTCAGCTCCAGCAGCTGCAGCAGCTACAACAGATACAGCACTACCAGCAACAGCAGCTCCTGTATCAGCAACAACAG TCTCTGGAGCAAAGGCTGCACAGCGCCAACCACTCGTTGCAAGCCACGCCCAACAGCACCATCCACAGCCTGGCCCCTGCCACCCACGCCCCATTGGTTGACCTGTGGGGGGCGGGCCAGACAGAGTCCTATCACACTGATATTGGAGGGTACAACATAGGCGTGGCAGCGGTGGTGGAGGCAGCTCTGAATGTTCCGTCTGGGGATGAGGGGGCAGGGACAGAACATTCCCATCTGCTGGAGCAGCATGAGGAGGAAGATGAACTGAAG GACGAGGAGCTAACACTCTGCATGGAGCCGGAGTCTGCCACTCTAACACAGAGAGATGAAGCCATCACCTCCGGGGGCAGTAGTCCTGGGCAACGTAGTCCGGGGCGCAGTAGTCCAGGGCGCAGTAGTCCAGGGCGCAGTAGTCCGGGGCAACCAGCACAGCAAATCACAGAGCGGAAGGCCTCTGATGTCAGCTGTGGAGGCATCCAGATtctggaggagaaggaagagaagcAAGGGTCTGCTGTTGCTGCCATGGCAACCAACTGA